A window of Komagataeibacter medellinensis NBRC 3288 contains these coding sequences:
- a CDS encoding helix-turn-helix transcriptional regulator, whose product MFFTHCVYENAHSITHVSSTPRRTRPPRLDWSTIAPSVTQLHQQGCSTRETARKLGLNIKTLEAHLRRHRIRHAIPMDRPDQVRRNCLNCESAFVADGRFLRLCPECRAMFS is encoded by the coding sequence ATTTTTTTTACACATTGTGTGTATGAAAATGCACACTCAATCACACACGTATCATCCACGCCCCGCCGCACCCGTCCGCCACGACTGGACTGGAGCACCATCGCGCCCTCTGTCACCCAACTACATCAGCAGGGCTGCTCCACCCGCGAGACGGCCCGCAAGCTGGGCCTGAACATCAAAACGCTGGAAGCCCACCTGCGCCGCCACCGCATCCGCCATGCCATTCCCATGGACCGGCCTGACCAGGTCCGCCGCAACTGCCTGAACTGCGAAAGCGCCTTCGTGGCCGATGGCCGCTTTCTGCGGTTGTGCCCGGAGTGCCGGGCCATGTTCAGCTAA
- a CDS encoding DUF1656 domain-containing protein, giving the protein MRQVVDVEGVLVSAFVMNLGLALCTLLVLRTVLSWCNLWRFVWNPPLAQFGLLICLVGLYTLLL; this is encoded by the coding sequence ATGCGACAGGTCGTGGATGTGGAAGGCGTACTGGTTTCCGCCTTTGTCATGAATCTCGGGCTGGCGCTGTGTACGCTGCTCGTGCTGCGTACCGTGCTGTCATGGTGCAACCTGTGGCGGTTCGTGTGGAACCCGCCGCTGGCACAGTTCGGCCTGCTGATCTGCCTTGTTGGCCTGTACACCCTGCTCCTGTGA
- a CDS encoding efflux RND transporter periplasmic adaptor subunit yields MFAYANRLVRLAITLTILLVAAIVAIILWDYYTASPWTRNGQVRAQVANIAPRISGQINDVRVHDNQFVHKGDVLYIIDPFDFRVKVDIATAAVNERRADLEFRTSQYERRQNISGVAVSGEEKQQFEAVAQQAEAQYAGALADLRQARINLERTEVRSSINGYVTNLTMRAGDYANAGQVNIQIIDADSYWVDGYFEETKIHSITEGEPVRLDLMGFHEPLFGHVESITRGIASNNAATSIQGLPAVDPVYTWVRLAQRIPVRVHIDNVPKGLVLAAGMTATVTVVSEAGNRRHMSVRDALHHVGDDLQHIAGHQ; encoded by the coding sequence GTGTTCGCATACGCAAACCGCCTTGTGCGTCTGGCCATTACCCTGACCATCCTGCTGGTTGCCGCCATTGTAGCCATTATATTGTGGGATTATTACACCGCCTCGCCCTGGACCCGTAACGGGCAGGTCCGGGCACAGGTTGCCAATATCGCCCCGCGCATTTCCGGTCAGATCAACGACGTGCGGGTGCACGACAACCAGTTCGTGCACAAAGGAGATGTGCTGTACATAATCGATCCGTTCGATTTCCGCGTGAAGGTGGATATCGCAACCGCAGCGGTCAACGAACGCCGCGCGGACCTGGAGTTCAGGACATCACAGTACGAACGGCGGCAGAATATCTCAGGCGTTGCGGTATCGGGCGAGGAAAAGCAGCAGTTTGAGGCCGTGGCCCAGCAGGCGGAAGCCCAGTATGCCGGGGCACTGGCCGATCTCAGGCAGGCGCGCATCAACCTTGAACGCACCGAGGTACGCAGTTCGATCAACGGCTATGTCACCAACCTGACCATGCGCGCAGGCGATTACGCCAATGCGGGACAGGTGAACATCCAGATCATCGATGCGGATTCATACTGGGTGGATGGTTATTTCGAGGAAACGAAGATCCATTCCATTACCGAGGGCGAACCCGTGCGGCTGGACCTGATGGGTTTCCATGAACCACTGTTTGGCCATGTGGAAAGCATTACCCGCGGCATTGCCAGCAACAACGCCGCAACCTCCATACAGGGCCTACCGGCGGTAGACCCGGTCTATACATGGGTACGGCTGGCGCAGCGCATTCCCGTACGCGTGCATATAGACAACGTGCCGAAGGGCCTGGTCCTCGCCGCTGGCATGACCGCAACCGTGACCGTGGTGTCCGAAGCAGGCAACCGCCGCCATATGTCCGTGCGCGATGCACTGCACCATGTGGGCGATGACCTGCAGCATATTGCAGGCCACCAGTAA
- a CDS encoding FUSC family protein, whose amino-acid sequence MAGIQASYRQRIHDRARALLPWVDRLPPGWVGFSLRTWCALVLGLTTAFWLQLDNPLLVGVTVMILAQPLRGQALSKAFYRLLGTLVGMGVSIVLVAVWNQQRGPFLGGVALWLAACAFVGSLERDFRSYAALLSGYTVALVAVNCIDAPQNVFNIAISRASAITLGVFSVAVINILSGSPEAWRGLADGLKQLTRPISETARAALQHGYDRGAQADIRLGARVLALTTRLSYARTELERGGMRANGARLAMTCMLSVLDCAHGLGRHTSHDSIAPVVADAIACIARRTDLRTDQAGFTLHILDAIRATQSGHVPSHEEAFAIERAACMLSARTQLHVGQDMLAEGTGAAEHGTTVNIAIQPNYVLAFIGALRVLIGFSFAAGVCVVTGLPGATVALAQTALTLTLAATNVDTARFGMGAVIGMPCSVLAAGMLNFFVLLHGADMPFLALTLLPQTFIACLLLMRPSTAAIGFNYGVFFFAILGLDNHQSYNPTEFLNRNIFYLLAALLAFITLVLLFPPSARRQRFWMGATIVRALERQMAGRGQTDGPTRLTRAYDRLAQMQFWTDRLPAAACHARQMESFATFTELEGALARARLYARQAQKSPLLRPAAERAQRALVLRAPWDVIAPLQQAMAAVPAPTAHLPPQTQVAAVNLLAGLNAVLRAWQVAEAPLRHYGIIQRRKAT is encoded by the coding sequence ATGGCAGGGATACAGGCCAGTTACAGGCAGCGCATCCACGACAGGGCGCGCGCGCTCCTGCCATGGGTGGACAGGCTGCCACCGGGATGGGTCGGGTTCAGCCTGCGTACCTGGTGCGCGCTGGTGCTCGGACTAACCACTGCCTTCTGGCTGCAACTCGACAACCCGCTGCTGGTGGGGGTTACGGTCATGATCCTGGCGCAGCCCCTGCGTGGGCAGGCGCTTTCCAAAGCGTTCTACCGGCTGCTGGGCACGCTGGTGGGCATGGGCGTATCCATCGTGCTGGTGGCGGTATGGAACCAGCAGCGCGGCCCGTTCCTGGGCGGGGTGGCGCTGTGGCTTGCGGCCTGTGCGTTCGTGGGGTCGCTGGAGCGTGACTTCCGCTCCTACGCCGCCCTGCTGTCGGGCTATACCGTGGCACTGGTGGCGGTAAACTGCATCGACGCACCCCAGAACGTCTTCAATATTGCCATATCACGCGCCTCCGCCATCACGCTGGGGGTATTTTCAGTAGCCGTGATCAATATCCTGTCCGGCTCGCCCGAAGCATGGCGGGGCCTGGCGGACGGACTGAAACAGCTGACCCGTCCCATCAGCGAGACCGCGCGCGCGGCGCTGCAGCATGGGTATGACAGGGGCGCCCAGGCAGACATCCGGCTGGGTGCGCGCGTACTGGCCCTGACCACACGCCTATCCTATGCCCGCACGGAACTCGAACGCGGTGGCATGCGGGCCAATGGCGCACGGCTGGCCATGACGTGCATGCTAAGCGTGCTGGACTGCGCGCACGGTCTGGGCCGCCATACCAGCCATGACAGCATTGCCCCCGTAGTGGCAGACGCCATTGCCTGCATCGCACGCCGCACCGACCTGCGCACCGACCAGGCGGGGTTCACCCTTCATATCCTTGATGCAATCCGCGCCACCCAGTCCGGCCATGTACCCAGCCATGAGGAAGCCTTCGCCATTGAACGCGCGGCCTGCATGCTCAGCGCGCGCACGCAACTGCACGTGGGGCAGGACATGCTGGCGGAAGGCACGGGCGCTGCCGAACACGGCACGACTGTCAACATTGCCATCCAGCCCAATTACGTCCTAGCGTTCATTGGCGCGCTGCGGGTACTGATCGGCTTTTCCTTCGCGGCGGGTGTGTGCGTGGTGACCGGGCTGCCGGGGGCGACGGTTGCCCTGGCCCAGACCGCCCTGACCCTGACCCTGGCGGCCACCAATGTGGATACCGCGCGTTTTGGCATGGGGGCTGTCATCGGCATGCCGTGCAGCGTGCTGGCGGCGGGGATGCTGAACTTCTTCGTGCTGCTCCATGGCGCGGACATGCCCTTCCTTGCACTCACACTCCTGCCGCAGACCTTCATTGCCTGCCTTTTGCTCATGCGCCCGTCCACGGCAGCTATTGGATTCAATTACGGAGTGTTTTTCTTCGCCATACTAGGGCTGGACAACCACCAGAGCTACAACCCGACGGAATTCCTCAACCGTAACATCTTCTACCTGCTAGCGGCCCTACTGGCCTTCATTACTCTTGTGCTGCTGTTCCCACCCTCGGCGCGCAGGCAGCGGTTCTGGATGGGGGCCACCATCGTGCGCGCGCTGGAACGCCAGATGGCTGGACGCGGCCAGACCGATGGCCCGACCCGCCTGACCCGCGCCTATGATCGACTGGCCCAGATGCAGTTCTGGACCGACCGCCTGCCCGCCGCCGCCTGCCATGCCCGGCAGATGGAAAGCTTTGCCACGTTTACCGAACTGGAAGGCGCGCTGGCGCGTGCACGCCTGTATGCGCGGCAGGCGCAGAAAAGCCCCCTGCTGCGCCCGGCGGCCGAACGGGCGCAGCGCGCGCTGGTGCTGCGCGCGCCATGGGACGTGATCGCGCCACTACAGCAGGCAATGGCCGCCGTGCCAGCCCCCACCGCACACCTGCCACCACAGACACAGGTCGCGGCGGTCAACCTGCTGGCGGGGCTGAACGCGGTGCTACGGGCATGGCAGGTTGCCGAAGCGCCACTGCGGCATTACGGCATCATCCAGAGACGGAAGGCGACGTGA
- a CDS encoding nucleoside deaminase, whose translation MSKPTGLPDLDHAHFLRHAFGVAERARRGGDHPFGCILVDAEGQVVLEQGNGFTAEGGDMTAHAERLLATRASKRFAPSVLAGCTMYTSAEPCAMCAGAVYWVGIGRVVFGQSEHSLKEMTGDHPENPTLDLPCRTVFAAGQRCVEVIGPLLEEEAAELQRSFWQARTGQE comes from the coding sequence ATGAGCAAACCAACTGGCCTGCCCGACCTTGATCATGCACACTTCCTGCGCCATGCCTTTGGCGTGGCTGAGCGCGCGCGGCGCGGTGGTGATCACCCCTTTGGCTGCATCCTAGTCGATGCTGAAGGGCAGGTGGTGCTGGAGCAGGGCAATGGCTTTACGGCGGAAGGCGGTGACATGACCGCCCATGCGGAACGCCTGCTGGCCACACGGGCCTCGAAGCGTTTTGCGCCTTCTGTCCTGGCGGGGTGCACGATGTACACTTCAGCCGAACCCTGTGCGATGTGTGCAGGCGCGGTGTACTGGGTAGGGATCGGCCGCGTCGTGTTTGGCCAGAGCGAGCACAGCCTGAAGGAAATGACCGGCGACCACCCCGAAAACCCGACACTCGACCTGCCATGCCGGACGGTATTTGCCGCAGGCCAGCGCTGTGTTGAGGTCATCGGCCCGCTGCTGGAGGAGGAAGCCGCCGAATTGCAGCGTAGTTTCTGGCAGGCCAGGACGGGTCAGGAATAG